Part of the Virgibacillus necropolis genome, GCGGGAAGCAAGAGATCGGTGAGACCCCGCAGGACGGCAGTCCGAGGAGGCTCGACACTCGCCCTAGGTGCGCGAAGTATATTCGAAGATGCGATGGTAGATCCACATATTTTGTACTATATTTAACTTTTTCAGTGGCCTCCATAAAACCTTCGAGGAGGCACTAAAATGAAAATGACAAGCTTGAAAATGAAAAAAATACTGGAGGAACGTTTATCGAATTCAGCATATAACACCTCCTATAATCGTGATAAAGATACATTTCGCGTGGAATGGAAAACGACAAAACAAGGAATGTCCATTACGATGCCGAATGTAGTCGCAAAATATAACGAACGTGGCGATGAAGCTGTTGAAGAGTTAGTTGAACATGTAACAGAAGCATTACGAATTATGAATGAGGATCATCAATTAACTGGAATGGAAAAACATATTTATCCTGTAATTCGTGCTACATCTTTTCCGACTGAAACAAAAGCTGGTAACAAGTTAATTTGTAAAGATCATACAGCAGAGACTCGTATTTATTATGCATTAGACCTTGGGAAATCCTATCGCTTGATTGATGAACCTTTGCTAGAAAAAGAAGGATTCACACCAGAACGTTTAAATGAAATTGCAACATTTAATCTTCGTTCGTTGAAGATAGATATGAAACAAGACCGTGTAGCAGATAATGATTTTTATTTTGTTGCACACCAGGATGGCTATGATGCAAGCCGAATTTTAAATGAAGCTTTCTTAGAAGAAATGAAAGCAAACTGTAAAGGGGAGCTGGCGGTTGCAGTTCCACACCAAGATGTATTGATTTTTGCTGACATACAGAACAAAACAGGGTATGATATATTAGCACAAATGACGATGAAATTTTTTGCTGAAGGTAGAATACCGATTACATCATTATCGTTTATTTATGATAATAAAACACTAGATCCAGTATTTATTCTTGCAAAAAATCGACCAGAAAAAAAGTAAGGAAGGATGAACGTGATGGATGTTTTTTATAATCCGAAGGGAATTGGCGATGTATTAGTTATTCCATTTGAAGATGGAGATAGATACAAGATACGCCACGAGGCATTTGGTGATATTACAAAAATAACAGATGACCAAGGAACTATTCTCGGCTACAATATTTTTCAAGCTTCCACGCATTTTAGTATAGAAGGCACTGGAAAGATTGAGCTTACAGTGGCAATACATGATAAGATCAAAAATCTTTTTGAAGAAAATAATTTACATGATGCAGTAGATTGGGACCTGAGTCCAGCCTTTGTTGTAGGTTATGTAAAAGAAAAGACACCACATGAAGATGCAGATAAATTAAATATTTGTCAAGTAGATATTGGTGAAAATACGTTACAAATTGTATGTGGTGCACCGAATGTTGATGTGAATCAAAAGGTAGTAGTAGCCAAGGTGGGGGCTGTTATGCCAAGTGGACTTAAGATTCGACCGACAAAATTACGTGGGGTACCATCGAACGGTATGATATGCTCACAAAAAGAATTAGGACTTCCAAATGCGCCAGTTGAAAAAGGTATCTATGTGCTTGACGATAGTTACGCAGTTGGAGAGGCATTTAATTTTTAATAGGAGCAACCTAAGTCACATTGTGGTGACATAGGTTGTTTTTATTTTTGAGAAATACTGCTAAAATAGAGATGACAATGATTTTTTATAGAAATGAGTGAACGATATGTGGGGCCAATGGAAAGATAAACTAATGGACCTTTTTTATACGGAAGTTGAAGAAGAGGAAGTAGATACACAGAAGCGCTCAAATCATAGGATGCAAAACAAGGATAAGCTAGAAACGAAAGTCATGTACCAATATCCAGAGAATAAAGCATTTCGTTTTCCTGTCATTCCAGATAGGGGCGAACAATCGAAACCGATGGATACTCCCGCTTATCAACGAAGAAGTAGTGATGATTACAAACGAGAGCAAAGGATTCAGAAAAAAAGTAAACCAACGAATGAACAGAGACATGAACCTACCCGTGAACGGAAAAAACAAGTTAAGCAAGATCGAGGGCCGTTCCAACCTACGCAGGTTGCCTCGCCTATCCATGGTTATCAGCAACAGAAAAAGGATCAGGAAGTTGAAAATGTACCAGCATTTATTCGTAAGCAACATGAGGAAGAAGTAAAAGAAGATAGTACTGCCGAAAAGCCAGTATCTATAGAGCCAGAAGTTACGGAAACTGTTCCTGAAAAACCAGTTGCGGTAGATGATGAACAAGCGAAAACGGAAGAAGTAATTCAAGATAAGCCTTCTCAAATGGAAAAGGTTACCAAACCATCAGAACCAAAAAAGCGAATGAAAGATAAGAAAAAACGAAATCCAATTACAAATAATACGAAACAACAAGGAAGTCTACCATTTAATGTCATGATGTCGTCAAATGATAAACGTAAACAGGAAATACGTGAAAAGTTAAGTGCTGTAAGACCTGTAAAACCTGTAAAACCTGTAAAACCTGCAGAGACTGTAAAGCCTGAGCAACCTAAACCTAAACGGTCATTTGAGGTCCCAAATTATCTATTGAATGATCCTATCTCTAGAGATAATCAAGACCAAATTTGGGTAAGAGAACAACAAGAACTTTTAGAAAAAACGCTAAAACATTTCAATGTTCGAGCAAAGGTTGTAAATGCTACTCAAGGTCCTGCTGTTACTCGTTTTGAAGTACAACCAGAGATTGGCGTGAAGGTAAGTAAGGTGAAAAATCTAAGTGATGACTTAAAATTGAATATGGCTGCGCGTGATATTCGAATTGAAGCACCAATACCAGGAAAAAACACAATTGGTATTGAAATTCCGAATCAAACATCACAAACAGTAGGGCTACAAGAAATTTTTGAAACAAGTGCATTCCAAGGCAGTAGCTCACCATTAACAGTTGGATTAGGCCTAAATATAGAAGGTACACCAATGGTAACCAATATTCAAAAGATGCCTCATGGTCTTATTGCTGGAGCAACAGGATCTGGAAAAAGTGTTTGTATTAATACAATCTTAATCAGTTTATTGTATAAAGCTAGTCACGAGGATGTTAAATTTTTATTAATTGATCCGAAAATGGTTGAACTAGCGCCATTTAATGAAATTCCACATCTCGTTTCTCCTGTCATTACAGATGTAAAGGCTGCAACCATTGCTTTGAAGTGGGCAGTAAATGAAATGGAAGAGCGTTATGAAAAGTTCGTACATGAAGGTGTTAGAGATATTGAACGGTTCAATCAAAAAGTAATAAAACAAGGTCGTTCAGATGAGAAAATGCCATTTCTTGTTATTGTCATTGATGAATTAGCTGATTTGATGATGGCTGCACCACAGGATGTTGAAGATTCCATTTGCCGTATTGCACAAAAAGCCCGTGCCTGTGGAATGCATTTGTTAGTAGCTACACAACGGCCTTCTGTTGATGTCATCACCGGTCTAATTAAAGCAAATATCCCAACAAGGATTGCGTTTAGTGTTTCTTCACAAGTTGATTCCAGAACGATTATTGATACAAATGGTGCTGAGAAGTTACTTGGTAAGGGTGATATGTTATTTGTTGAGAACGGATCTGGTAAAAGTGTTCGTTTACAAGGTGCTTTCGTATCTGATGACGAAATTGAACGTGTTACACGACATATTCGTTCAATTGCCCCACCGGATTATTTATTTGAACAAGAACAATTGCTTGAACAGGTCATGGTTGATGAAGAAGACGAAGATGATTTATTATCGGATGCAATCAAGTTTGTAATGAAACAGAATGGTGCAAGTACTTCGTTATTACAACGTCATTTCAAGATAGGCTACAATCGAGCGGCGAGGCTAATGGACACAATGGAAATGCGTGGTATAATTTCTGAACAAAATGGTAGTAAGCCAAGAGAAATATTACTGTCAACTCAGCAACTGGAAGCAATGGAATAAAACTTAAAAAGGATGTTCAAAAAGTCATCAAATGATAAACGGCGAATTTCTTCGTTGCGAAGTTTTTCCGGTCCTCACGTATTAAAAGCATAGAGGAACTTCTACTAAAACCGTCCACGTCCTGTGGACAACGTAGAAGTCAGCACAACACGCGCAAGTCCGGTCCTCAAAATCTTCGCGCCTTGAACTTCTTGTTTCTAATTTGTCGACTTTTTGAACTCGTACTTAAAGCAGGCAAAAATTCTATTCTATGCTTTTTTGCTTGTGGATTCTGCGTTAGTTTAATATGATAGGGTATAAATGATCTTATCTATAAGGAGAAACAATGACATGAAGGAAATTGGACAAAAATTAAATGGCAAAATTAAACGATTAACAAATAAGACATTTAAATTTGATGACCGAATTAGTGAAGGTTGGTTTTCTGCTGTTTATTTTTTAAAAACAAAAGAAATTGCCGAGAAAAAACTACCGCATAATTATATAACAATGCAATTTTTTCAAAAAGAAGAAGCGGTATTGTGCGGAAGTGATGAAGCAATAGCGCTTATACATACCTTTGCCAATAATCCTGAAAAACTAGAAATTCATTCATTAAAAGATGGAGATAAGATCAGTCCATATGAAACGGTGCTAACCGTCTCTGGGCCGTATCAGGACTTTGGCTTTTTAGAGGGCATAGTTGATGGAATTCTGGCCAGAAGAACATCAGTAGCAACGAATGTATATAATGTCGTAAAAGCAGCGCGAACATCAGGAAAACAAAAGCCAGTTATTTTCATGGGGGATCGTGATGACCACTTTACCCAACAAGCAGGAGACGGTTATGCTGCTTTTATTGGTGGATCAACAGCTCAAGCTACACATGCCATGAATGAATGGTGGGGAAAGATGGGTATGGGAACAATGCCACATGCCTTGATTCAAATGTTTCGTGGAGATGTGGTAGCCGCTTCACACGCCTATCATGAAGTATATCCTGAAGATGAGCTCGTTGCACTAGTTGATTATAATAATGATGTGATAACGGATGCATTAAAAGTGGCAAGGGTTTTTGGGAAAGATTTAAAAGGGGTTCGTGTTGACACGTCACGAACACTTGTAGATAAATACTTCCTTAGAAACCATCATTTAATGGGAACTTTTGATCCTAGAGGGGTAAGCCCAGAGCTTATTTTCGCACTACGAAAAGCTTTAGATGAAGATGGATATCCACATGTTGATATAATGGTAAGTGGTGGTTTTACAGAAAAACGTATAACGTATTTTGAAAAACTAGGTGTACCAGTAGATATGTACGGAGTTGGTTCCAGCTTACTCAAAATCACTATTGGCTTTACTGGAGATAATGTTTTACTAAACGGTACTCCTTCTGCAAAAGAAGGAAGAAGATATCGTCCAAATTCACGACTAGAGCAAGTAGAATATAGTAAATAGGTTAGGTATACAAAATGTTGACATAGCTTAAACATTCTAGTTTACTAATAGGCATGTTTTGCTATAATAATGGGTATTAAATTTTTAGAAGTAGCGGATTTTTTATATATTTATTTGGAGGTTCTTTTTTATGACAACTTACCATTTTGTTGGTATTAAAGGAACGGGAATGAGTGCACTCGCACAAATCCTAAGCGATTCGGGAGAGAATGTTCAAGGTTCTGATGTAGAAAAGCGTTTCTATACGCAAGATGCATTAGAAGAAAAAAACATTCCGATACTTCCTTTTTCAGAAGATAACATAAAAGATGAGTTTACGATTATTGCTGGGAATGCTTTTTCTGATGATCATCCTGAAATCAAAGTGGCTAAAGAACGGGGTCTTACTTTTTTTAGATACCATGAATTTTTAGGGGAATGGTTAAAGCAGTATACGAGTATTGCAGTTGCAGGTGCCCATGGGAAAACCTCAACAACTGGCTTATTAGCTCATGTATTGGGCGCGACGTATCCAATCTCTTATTTAATTGGGGATGGGACGGGTAAAGGTCACGTAGATAGCGAATATTTCGTGTTTGAAGCATGTGAATACAGACGACATTTCTTAGAATATGAACCAGATTATGCTGTAATGACGAATATTGACTTTGATCATCCTGATTATTTTACGAGTATTGAGGATGTGTTTGACGCCTTTCAATCCATGTCTGATCGTGTTAAAAAAGGGATAATTGCATGTGGTGACGATGAACAATTACAAGAAATTCAGGCAAAAGTACCAGTTGTTTATTATGGATTATCAGACACAAATGATTTTCAAGCTCAGAATATGGTTGAGACAGAGTCAGGCACGGAATTTGATGTATTTGTTCGCAACACCTATTATAATACGTTCACAATACCAATGCATGGCGATCATAATATATTGAATGCACTTTCTGTCATTGCTATTTGCCATTATGAAGGTATGCAAGCAGAGGATATAAAAGCATTGAACACATTTAAGGGTGTAAAGCGTCGTTTTACTGAAAAGAAGGTAGACAATCAAGTTTTAGTAGATGATTATGCGCATCATCCTCGTGAAATTACAGCAACAATCGATGCAGCCAGAAAAAAATATCCAACTAAATCAATTGTAGCTATATTTCAACCACATACGTTTACACGTACGAAAACGTTTTTACAAGAATTTGCAGATAGTCTGAATTTAGCAGATTACGTTTATTTATGTGAGATATTTGGTTCGGCCCGTGAGGATTCAGGAAAGCTTACCATTAATGACTTGCAAAAACTAGTCGAAAATAGTAAAACACTAGATATTACTAATACAAGTATTTTAACAGAACATGATGATAGTGTATTACTATTTATGGGGGCTGGAGATATACAAAAGTTCCAACAAGCCTATGAAGAATCTAAAAAGTCTACAAGTACTGTAGACAACAGAAAAAATGCATAATCGATAAAAGGGTCTACAAAATGTAGGCTCTTTTTTGCGTTGCTCGAAAAAATAGAAAAGGCTGCACATTAAATCTAGAAGAACTGCTAGATTCGTGATACAATTGGGATAATGTGGTTATGTTTATGTATGTAAAAGAAGGGTATTACTAATAATAGTAACCGTATGAACAAAAACTTAGTTAAAAATTACATAAAGTAAGGAGTTGAACTAGTATATGGAAAATTTGTTGTACATTGCGGCTATTATTGTTGCTATAGCATTCGCTGTACTTGTAATTTATCTAGCAATGACCTTAAAGTCTACACAACGCACATTAAACAATGTTGCTGATACTGTAGAGGATTTAGAAAAACAATTACAGGGAATTACGACAGAAACTACAGCATTATTAA contains:
- a CDS encoding DUF1444 domain-containing protein, whose amino-acid sequence is MKMTSLKMKKILEERLSNSAYNTSYNRDKDTFRVEWKTTKQGMSITMPNVVAKYNERGDEAVEELVEHVTEALRIMNEDHQLTGMEKHIYPVIRATSFPTETKAGNKLICKDHTAETRIYYALDLGKSYRLIDEPLLEKEGFTPERLNEIATFNLRSLKIDMKQDRVADNDFYFVAHQDGYDASRILNEAFLEEMKANCKGELAVAVPHQDVLIFADIQNKTGYDILAQMTMKFFAEGRIPITSLSFIYDNKTLDPVFILAKNRPEKK
- the ytpR gene encoding YtpR family tRNA-binding protein, whose translation is MDVFYNPKGIGDVLVIPFEDGDRYKIRHEAFGDITKITDDQGTILGYNIFQASTHFSIEGTGKIELTVAIHDKIKNLFEENNLHDAVDWDLSPAFVVGYVKEKTPHEDADKLNICQVDIGENTLQIVCGAPNVDVNQKVVVAKVGAVMPSGLKIRPTKLRGVPSNGMICSQKELGLPNAPVEKGIYVLDDSYAVGEAFNF
- a CDS encoding DNA translocase FtsK produces the protein MWGQWKDKLMDLFYTEVEEEEVDTQKRSNHRMQNKDKLETKVMYQYPENKAFRFPVIPDRGEQSKPMDTPAYQRRSSDDYKREQRIQKKSKPTNEQRHEPTRERKKQVKQDRGPFQPTQVASPIHGYQQQKKDQEVENVPAFIRKQHEEEVKEDSTAEKPVSIEPEVTETVPEKPVAVDDEQAKTEEVIQDKPSQMEKVTKPSEPKKRMKDKKKRNPITNNTKQQGSLPFNVMMSSNDKRKQEIREKLSAVRPVKPVKPVKPAETVKPEQPKPKRSFEVPNYLLNDPISRDNQDQIWVREQQELLEKTLKHFNVRAKVVNATQGPAVTRFEVQPEIGVKVSKVKNLSDDLKLNMAARDIRIEAPIPGKNTIGIEIPNQTSQTVGLQEIFETSAFQGSSSPLTVGLGLNIEGTPMVTNIQKMPHGLIAGATGSGKSVCINTILISLLYKASHEDVKFLLIDPKMVELAPFNEIPHLVSPVITDVKAATIALKWAVNEMEERYEKFVHEGVRDIERFNQKVIKQGRSDEKMPFLVIVIDELADLMMAAPQDVEDSICRIAQKARACGMHLLVATQRPSVDVITGLIKANIPTRIAFSVSSQVDSRTIIDTNGAEKLLGKGDMLFVENGSGKSVRLQGAFVSDDEIERVTRHIRSIAPPDYLFEQEQLLEQVMVDEEDEDDLLSDAIKFVMKQNGASTSLLQRHFKIGYNRAARLMDTMEMRGIISEQNGSKPREILLSTQQLEAME
- a CDS encoding nicotinate phosphoribosyltransferase, which produces MKEIGQKLNGKIKRLTNKTFKFDDRISEGWFSAVYFLKTKEIAEKKLPHNYITMQFFQKEEAVLCGSDEAIALIHTFANNPEKLEIHSLKDGDKISPYETVLTVSGPYQDFGFLEGIVDGILARRTSVATNVYNVVKAARTSGKQKPVIFMGDRDDHFTQQAGDGYAAFIGGSTAQATHAMNEWWGKMGMGTMPHALIQMFRGDVVAASHAYHEVYPEDELVALVDYNNDVITDALKVARVFGKDLKGVRVDTSRTLVDKYFLRNHHLMGTFDPRGVSPELIFALRKALDEDGYPHVDIMVSGGFTEKRITYFEKLGVPVDMYGVGSSLLKITIGFTGDNVLLNGTPSAKEGRRYRPNSRLEQVEYSK
- the murC gene encoding UDP-N-acetylmuramate--L-alanine ligase; amino-acid sequence: MTTYHFVGIKGTGMSALAQILSDSGENVQGSDVEKRFYTQDALEEKNIPILPFSEDNIKDEFTIIAGNAFSDDHPEIKVAKERGLTFFRYHEFLGEWLKQYTSIAVAGAHGKTSTTGLLAHVLGATYPISYLIGDGTGKGHVDSEYFVFEACEYRRHFLEYEPDYAVMTNIDFDHPDYFTSIEDVFDAFQSMSDRVKKGIIACGDDEQLQEIQAKVPVVYYGLSDTNDFQAQNMVETESGTEFDVFVRNTYYNTFTIPMHGDHNILNALSVIAICHYEGMQAEDIKALNTFKGVKRRFTEKKVDNQVLVDDYAHHPREITATIDAARKKYPTKSIVAIFQPHTFTRTKTFLQEFADSLNLADYVYLCEIFGSAREDSGKLTINDLQKLVENSKTLDITNTSILTEHDDSVLLFMGAGDIQKFQQAYEESKKSTSTVDNRKNA